A genomic segment from Thermostichus lividus PCC 6715 encodes:
- a CDS encoding photosystem I reaction center subunit VIII, whose amino-acid sequence MMGSYAASFLPWIFIPVVCWLMPVVVMGLLFLYIEGDAQA is encoded by the coding sequence ATGATGGGATCTTACGCTGCGTCCTTTTTGCCTTGGATTTTTATTCCCGTTGTCTGCTGGCTCATGCCGGTTGTTGTGATGGGCTTACTCTTTCTTTACATTGAAGGAGATGCCCAAGCTTAG